In a single window of the Nocardiopsis composta genome:
- a CDS encoding Lrp/AsnC family transcriptional regulator: MAVELDAVDRTIIALLRADGRMSVRTLAERAHVSRANAYSRLDRLRREGVIRGFTAVVDPDKCGYGLAAYVSVRIRQDSWEPFRDRLREISEVEHAALVSGDVDLILLVRVADAAALRTFVLERLQRIPEVVGTHTMFILDEPDMGRPDAAEP, translated from the coding sequence ATGGCCGTCGAGCTCGACGCCGTCGACCGGACCATCATCGCCCTGCTCCGCGCGGACGGCCGGATGTCGGTGCGCACGCTCGCCGAGCGCGCGCACGTCTCGCGCGCCAACGCCTACTCCCGGCTGGACCGGCTGCGCCGGGAGGGCGTCATCCGCGGCTTCACCGCGGTCGTCGACCCGGACAAGTGCGGTTACGGGCTGGCCGCCTACGTGTCGGTGCGCATCCGGCAGGACTCCTGGGAGCCGTTCCGGGACCGGCTGCGCGAGATCAGCGAGGTGGAGCACGCCGCGCTGGTCTCCGGCGACGTCGACCTGATCCTGCTGGTCCGGGTGGCCGACGCGGCGGCGCTGCGCACCTTCGTGCTGGAGCGGCTGCAGCGGATCCCCGAGGTGGTCGGCACGCACACCATGTTCATCCTCGACGAGCCGGACATGGGGCGGCCGGATGCGGCCGAACCGTGA
- a CDS encoding amino acid ABC transporter permease, producing the protein MTAQNVLFDAPGPRARARSRIFSVVTVLAGLALLALIYLGLNRSFGEGAPPLSSPQAWQVNPEGQWTAERWAPFLAAETWTGYIVPGLQNTLTAALYAAVLAILFGMVFGIGRLSQHAPIRWISGAVVEFFRGIPLLMLIFFTMALPLAVNQLLTAIGSDPLPPRTFQVGAMAAVIVGLTLYNGSVLAEVFRAGINAVPKGQAEAAESLGMRRTQVLWLIQIPQAVTSMMPAIVAQLVVLLKDSALGYIIAFPELLRGFSLIGTRYGNVIPAAIICAVIYIVINISLSRLAIWLERRNARRGRASARATAAPGMQEPPAGPEGPAPVGPAPDAPGKP; encoded by the coding sequence ATGACCGCACAGAACGTCCTCTTCGACGCCCCCGGGCCGCGCGCCCGGGCCCGCAGCCGGATCTTCTCGGTCGTCACCGTGCTGGCCGGCCTGGCCCTGCTCGCCCTGATCTACCTGGGCCTGAACCGCTCCTTCGGGGAAGGGGCGCCGCCGCTGTCCAGCCCGCAGGCCTGGCAGGTCAACCCGGAAGGGCAGTGGACGGCCGAGCGGTGGGCGCCGTTCCTGGCCGCGGAGACCTGGACCGGCTACATCGTCCCCGGCCTGCAGAACACGCTGACCGCGGCGCTGTACGCGGCGGTGCTGGCCATCCTGTTCGGCATGGTCTTCGGGATCGGCCGGCTCTCCCAGCACGCCCCGATCCGGTGGATCAGCGGCGCGGTGGTGGAGTTCTTCCGCGGCATCCCGCTGCTGATGCTGATCTTCTTCACCATGGCGCTGCCGCTGGCGGTGAACCAGCTCCTCACCGCGATCGGCTCGGACCCGCTGCCGCCGCGCACCTTCCAGGTGGGCGCGATGGCCGCGGTCATCGTCGGCCTGACCCTGTACAACGGGTCGGTGCTGGCCGAGGTCTTCCGGGCCGGAATCAACGCGGTGCCCAAGGGGCAGGCCGAGGCGGCCGAGTCGCTGGGCATGCGGCGCACCCAGGTGCTCTGGCTGATCCAGATCCCGCAGGCGGTCACCAGCATGATGCCGGCGATCGTCGCCCAGCTGGTGGTGCTGCTGAAGGACTCCGCGCTGGGCTACATCATCGCCTTCCCGGAGCTGCTGCGCGGCTTCTCGCTCATCGGCACCCGGTACGGCAACGTCATCCCGGCCGCGATCATCTGCGCGGTCATCTACATCGTCATCAACATCTCGCTGAGCAGGCTCGCGATCTGGCTGGAGCGGCGCAACGCGCGCAGGGGCAGGGCCTCCGCGCGCGCCACCGCCGCCCCGGGCATGCAGGAGCCGCCGGCCGGACCGGAGGGCCCGGCCCCGGTCGGGCCGGCTCCGGACGCCCCCGGCAAACCCTGA
- a CDS encoding ABC-ATPase domain-containing protein, which produces MPGRSGGAERRHGGRGGRWGGGSGAQRPEIRGRRDADRLAEELERMDGASYGRYKSLSGDWDFGDFTLTVERVQADPFAPPSRIAVHLPADLVRMPEHAWRDPVRRRATADYLVRVAHRKLKGARLRIDAGGQQVLERASGRIAGGDLLLRLGIELPGHGRRIDGRAARREFCDRLPEMADALRWEALDTAEAERFADTVEDSAALRAALPGLGLVAFVADGSVLPRASGVSDRPMDGAAVPFASPEELRTTVSLPHAGEVSGMGVPEGVTLIVGGGFHGKSTLLHALERGVYDHVPGDGRELVATRADAVKIRAEEGRRVERTDVSAFVRNLPTGADTSRFRTANASGSTSQAANIAEALEAGSAALLVDEDTTATNLMIRDARMQELVHGDREPLTPFVDLVRPLHREHGVSTVLVMGGSGDYFDVADRVVMLDAYRPYDVTERARALAAQRTDAGFAPPAHRVVDPRSVDATARGRTRIKRRDMDVLTFGESEIDVRGLTQLVDPGQLIGVGLAMRLMVERGLLDGRRTLAEALDGLDRLLADDGDGGSGGAAVLGRGHSGDFAVPRRHEVAGALNRLRTLAVLDER; this is translated from the coding sequence ATGCCGGGAAGAAGCGGCGGGGCAGAGCGCCGGCACGGCGGCCGGGGCGGCCGGTGGGGCGGCGGATCCGGCGCGCAGCGCCCGGAGATCCGCGGCCGCCGGGACGCCGACCGGCTCGCCGAGGAACTGGAGCGGATGGACGGGGCCTCCTACGGCCGGTACAAGTCGCTCTCCGGCGACTGGGACTTCGGCGACTTCACGCTGACCGTGGAGCGCGTCCAGGCCGACCCGTTCGCGCCGCCGTCCCGCATCGCGGTGCACCTCCCCGCCGACCTGGTCCGGATGCCCGAGCACGCCTGGCGCGACCCGGTCCGCCGCCGGGCCACCGCCGACTACCTGGTCCGGGTGGCCCACCGGAAGCTCAAGGGGGCGCGGCTGCGCATCGACGCCGGGGGCCAGCAGGTCCTGGAGCGGGCCTCCGGCCGGATCGCCGGCGGCGACCTGCTGCTCCGGCTCGGCATCGAGCTGCCCGGGCACGGCCGGCGGATCGACGGCCGCGCCGCGCGCCGGGAGTTCTGCGACCGGCTGCCGGAGATGGCGGACGCGCTGCGCTGGGAGGCGCTGGACACCGCCGAGGCCGAGCGCTTCGCCGACACGGTGGAGGACTCCGCCGCGCTCCGCGCCGCCCTGCCCGGCCTGGGCCTGGTCGCCTTCGTCGCGGACGGGTCGGTGCTGCCCCGCGCCAGCGGGGTCAGCGACCGCCCGATGGACGGCGCGGCGGTGCCCTTCGCCTCCCCGGAGGAGCTGCGCACCACCGTGTCGCTGCCGCACGCCGGGGAGGTCTCCGGGATGGGCGTGCCGGAGGGCGTCACGCTGATCGTCGGCGGCGGCTTCCACGGCAAGTCCACCCTGCTGCACGCCCTGGAGCGCGGCGTCTACGACCACGTCCCCGGGGACGGCCGGGAGCTGGTCGCCACCCGCGCCGACGCGGTGAAGATCCGCGCCGAGGAGGGGCGCCGGGTCGAGCGCACCGACGTCAGCGCGTTCGTGCGCAACCTGCCCACCGGTGCCGACACCTCCCGGTTCCGCACCGCCAACGCCTCCGGCTCCACCTCCCAGGCGGCCAACATCGCCGAGGCGCTGGAGGCCGGCTCGGCCGCCCTGCTGGTGGACGAGGACACCACCGCCACCAACCTGATGATCCGCGACGCCCGCATGCAGGAGCTGGTGCACGGCGACCGGGAGCCGCTCACCCCCTTCGTGGACCTGGTCCGCCCGCTCCACCGCGAGCACGGCGTCTCCACCGTGCTGGTGATGGGCGGCAGCGGCGACTACTTCGACGTCGCCGACCGGGTCGTCATGCTGGACGCCTACCGCCCCTACGACGTCACCGAGCGGGCCAGGGCGCTGGCCGCGCAGCGCACCGACGCCGGCTTCGCTCCGCCCGCGCACCGGGTGGTCGACCCGCGCTCGGTGGACGCCACCGCCCGCGGCCGCACCCGGATCAAGCGCCGAGACATGGACGTGCTCACCTTCGGCGAGAGCGAGATCGACGTCCGCGGCCTCACCCAGCTGGTCGACCCCGGCCAGCTCATCGGGGTGGGCCTGGCGATGCGGCTGATGGTCGAGCGGGGCCTGCTGGACGGTCGCCGCACGCTCGCCGAGGCGCTGGACGGCCTGGACCGGCTGCTCGCCGACGACGGCGACGGCGGCTCCGGGGGCGCGGCGGTGCTGGGCCGCGGCCACAGCGGGGACTTCGCCGTGCCGCGCCGGCACGAGGTCGCCGGGGCGCTGAATCGGCTGCGCACCCTGGCGGTTCTGGACGAACGCTGA
- a CDS encoding proteasome assembly chaperone family protein has translation MPDPADLYELRPGADEGGGSAMLVLLDGYVDAGAAGRQAAEALFAEFNAEEVAVFDVDRLLDYRSRRPVMTFVENTFTDYNPPRLALYRMHDGEGTPFLLLHGLEPDREWELFVSAVIELVERLRVSLTVSVSGIPMAVPHTRPVTATAHATRPDLVAAHTPWVGRVQVPAGAASLLEFRLGEAGHDATGFAVHVPSYLAQSEYPRAAMAALDYAAGATGLDLPAGRLAEAAGETEAEIADQVADSEEVQRVVEDLERQYDDFVSARGTEEGTEPLWTGDESSLPTAEELGDELERFLADRERGDL, from the coding sequence GTGCCTGATCCCGCAGACCTCTACGAGCTCCGCCCCGGCGCCGACGAGGGCGGCGGATCGGCGATGCTGGTCCTGCTGGACGGCTACGTCGACGCCGGAGCGGCCGGCCGGCAGGCGGCCGAGGCGCTGTTCGCCGAGTTCAACGCCGAAGAGGTCGCGGTCTTCGACGTGGACCGGCTGCTGGACTACCGCTCCCGCCGGCCGGTGATGACGTTCGTGGAGAACACCTTCACCGACTACAACCCGCCCCGGCTCGCGCTGTACCGGATGCACGACGGCGAGGGGACCCCGTTCCTGCTCCTGCACGGCCTGGAGCCGGACCGGGAGTGGGAGCTGTTCGTCTCCGCCGTGATCGAGCTGGTGGAGCGGCTCCGGGTGTCGCTGACGGTGAGCGTCAGCGGCATCCCGATGGCCGTCCCGCACACCCGGCCGGTGACCGCGACCGCGCACGCCACCCGGCCCGACCTGGTCGCCGCGCACACCCCGTGGGTCGGCCGGGTCCAGGTGCCCGCCGGGGCGGCGTCGCTGCTGGAGTTCCGCCTGGGCGAGGCCGGCCACGACGCCACCGGGTTCGCGGTGCACGTGCCCAGCTACCTGGCCCAGTCGGAGTACCCGCGGGCCGCGATGGCCGCACTGGACTACGCCGCCGGGGCGACCGGCCTGGACCTGCCGGCCGGCCGGCTGGCCGAGGCGGCCGGGGAGACCGAGGCGGAGATCGCCGACCAGGTCGCCGACTCCGAGGAGGTCCAGCGGGTGGTGGAGGACCTGGAGCGCCAGTACGACGACTTCGTGTCCGCCCGCGGCACCGAGGAGGGCACCGAGCCGCTGTGGACCGGCGACGAGTCCTCGCTGCCCACCGCCGAGGAGCTCGGCGACGAACTCGAGCGGTTCCTCGCCGACCGGGAGCGCGGCGACCTGTGA
- the pdhA gene encoding pyruvate dehydrogenase (acetyl-transferring) E1 component subunit alpha yields MKPSRIAHAPAQAPPLPSAEPIALVDRTGRRTGESALAGPDQDVLIQLLRRMVVGRRFDRQAGALARQGRLAVYPSSHGQEACQVGAALALAGRDWLFPTYRDSVALVTRGVDPVEVLTLLRGNWHSGYDPHRHRCAPQCTPLATSAPHAVGLAWAARRAGEDAAALVLMGDGATSEGDAHEAFNFAAVWRAPVVFLVQNNQWAISVPVAKQSAAPTLAHKAVGYGMPGLHVDGNDAAAVYAAVSGALQAARAGAGPALIEARTYRMDPHTNSDDPARYRSPEDDRYWAERDPLDRLEALLRAEGAVDDAAMERFAAEGERLAARVRERMAAEDDLSPGELFEHVYASVPEHLRRQREELSAAIGEE; encoded by the coding sequence ATGAAGCCCAGCCGCATCGCCCACGCCCCGGCGCAGGCTCCGCCGCTGCCCTCCGCGGAGCCGATCGCGCTCGTCGACCGCACCGGCCGGCGCACCGGTGAGAGCGCCCTGGCAGGACCCGACCAGGACGTGCTGATCCAGCTGCTGCGCCGGATGGTGGTCGGCAGGCGGTTCGACCGCCAGGCCGGCGCGCTCGCCCGCCAGGGCCGGCTCGCCGTCTACCCCTCCTCGCACGGCCAGGAGGCCTGCCAGGTGGGCGCCGCGCTGGCGCTGGCCGGGCGCGACTGGCTCTTCCCCACCTACCGGGACAGCGTCGCCCTGGTCACCCGCGGCGTCGACCCGGTCGAGGTGCTCACCCTGCTGCGCGGGAACTGGCACAGCGGCTACGACCCGCACCGCCACCGGTGCGCGCCGCAGTGCACTCCGCTGGCCACCAGCGCCCCGCACGCGGTGGGGCTGGCCTGGGCCGCCCGCCGGGCCGGGGAGGACGCCGCCGCCCTGGTGCTGATGGGCGACGGCGCGACCAGCGAGGGCGACGCGCACGAGGCGTTCAACTTCGCCGCGGTGTGGCGGGCCCCGGTGGTGTTCCTGGTGCAGAACAACCAGTGGGCGATCAGCGTGCCGGTGGCCAAGCAGAGCGCGGCGCCGACGCTGGCCCACAAGGCCGTCGGGTACGGGATGCCCGGCCTGCACGTGGACGGCAACGACGCCGCCGCGGTGTACGCGGCGGTGAGCGGGGCGCTGCAGGCCGCCCGGGCCGGCGCCGGCCCGGCGCTGATCGAGGCCCGCACCTACCGGATGGACCCGCACACCAACTCCGACGACCCCGCCCGCTACCGGAGCCCCGAGGACGACCGCTACTGGGCCGAGCGCGACCCCCTCGACCGGCTGGAGGCGCTGCTGCGCGCCGAGGGCGCGGTGGACGACGCCGCGATGGAGCGGTTCGCCGCCGAGGGCGAGCGGCTGGCCGCCCGGGTCCGCGAGCGGATGGCCGCCGAGGACGACCTCTCCCCCGGCGAGCTGTTCGAGCACGTCTACGCCTCGGTCCCGGAGCACCTGCGCCGGCAGCGCGAGGAGCTGTCGGCCGCGATCGGGGAGGAGTGA
- a CDS encoding DUF6461 domain-containing protein, which yields MTAALAADYAWFEESQPDLAEAFCLTYVRGLGKTECLERLGAAPKRLRMLPIADALEAGLCSEGRPPQTAHALCVNGWTVIVEPTGCRAVRPDCYRSLSAETELVSVRVRMDTRYEFRWVADGVLRTFFDARTPTQRRGTRPDTLTTEMTSVGLLDDSGEGPDDPAAAVLALAERVTGVRIRASHLSGPLLGAELEAELPAPAAGAR from the coding sequence ATGACCGCTGCCCTCGCGGCAGACTACGCCTGGTTCGAAGAGTCCCAGCCGGACCTGGCCGAGGCGTTCTGCCTCACCTACGTCCGGGGACTGGGCAAGACCGAGTGCCTGGAGCGGCTCGGCGCGGCGCCGAAGCGGCTGCGGATGCTGCCCATCGCCGACGCCCTGGAGGCGGGGCTGTGCAGTGAGGGCCGCCCGCCGCAGACCGCGCACGCGCTCTGCGTGAACGGCTGGACCGTGATCGTCGAACCCACCGGCTGCCGCGCGGTCCGCCCGGACTGCTACCGCTCGCTGTCGGCCGAGACCGAGCTGGTCTCGGTCCGGGTCCGGATGGACACCCGCTACGAGTTCCGCTGGGTGGCCGACGGGGTGCTGCGCACGTTCTTCGACGCCCGCACCCCGACCCAGCGCCGCGGTACCCGCCCGGACACGCTGACCACCGAGATGACCTCGGTCGGCCTGCTGGACGACAGCGGTGAGGGCCCCGACGACCCGGCCGCGGCCGTTCTGGCCCTGGCCGAACGGGTCACCGGCGTCCGCATCCGCGCCTCGCACCTGTCCGGCCCGCTCCTCGGCGCCGAGCTCGAAGCCGAGCTCCCGGCCCCGGCGGCCGGCGCACGCTGA
- a CDS encoding glutamate ABC transporter substrate-binding protein, with translation MRVRRISSIGSTAAAGAALLLAAGCGGAEMGGGDGGGGGGGGDTITIGVKYDQPGLGLDEGGKPVGFDVDVATYIAGELGFEPDQIEWTEAASANRETFLQQGTVDMILATYSITDERKELVDFGGPYYVAQQDILVAADNDDIKRPEDLDGKVLCSASGSRSANNITEDMGIGAELREAGNYSECIELLSNGTVDAVSTDNTILAGFAAQSPDDFKMVNAPFGEEKYGVGLPKGDTERCEAVNEAIAKMWDEDQAVEYLETAFGETDFAYSEEKPEPEGCS, from the coding sequence ATGAGAGTCCGTCGAATCAGCAGTATCGGTAGCACCGCGGCGGCCGGCGCCGCCCTGCTGCTCGCCGCCGGGTGCGGCGGCGCCGAGATGGGCGGCGGGGACGGCGGCGGCGGAGGCGGTGGCGGAGACACCATCACCATCGGCGTCAAGTACGACCAGCCCGGCCTCGGCCTGGACGAGGGCGGCAAGCCGGTCGGCTTCGACGTCGACGTCGCCACCTACATCGCCGGCGAGCTGGGCTTCGAGCCCGACCAGATCGAGTGGACCGAGGCCGCCTCGGCCAACCGCGAGACCTTCCTCCAGCAGGGCACGGTGGACATGATCCTGGCCACCTACTCCATCACCGACGAGCGCAAGGAGCTCGTCGACTTCGGCGGCCCGTACTACGTCGCCCAGCAGGACATCCTGGTCGCCGCGGACAACGACGACATCAAGAGGCCTGAGGACCTGGACGGCAAGGTGCTCTGCTCGGCCTCCGGCTCCCGCTCGGCCAACAACATCACCGAGGACATGGGGATCGGCGCCGAGCTGCGCGAGGCCGGCAACTACTCCGAGTGCATCGAGCTGCTGTCCAACGGCACCGTGGACGCGGTCAGCACCGACAACACCATCCTGGCCGGGTTCGCCGCGCAGAGCCCGGACGACTTCAAGATGGTCAACGCCCCGTTCGGCGAGGAGAAGTACGGCGTCGGCCTGCCCAAGGGCGACACCGAGCGCTGCGAGGCCGTCAACGAGGCCATCGCCAAGATGTGGGACGAGGACCAGGCCGTCGAATACCTGGAAACCGCCTTCGGCGAGACCGACTTCGCCTACTCCGAGGAGAAGCCGGAGCCTGAGGGCTGCTCCTGA
- a CDS encoding quinone-dependent dihydroorotate dehydrogenase, whose product MLYQLLFHAVLRHTDAESIHRLAFGGLRALAAVPGAARTMGRALGPREPELEVTALGRTFPGPLGMAAGFDKNGEGIEGLTALGFGFVEIGTVTARPQPGNPAPRLFRLVPDRAIVNRMGFNNQGAHAAAERLRELRARAAAAGRRGPLVGANIGKTKAVPEAEAAADYAESARAFAGLADYLVVNVSSPNTPGLRNLQAVEHLRPLLSTVREALDGEGASDVPLLVKIAPDLADEDVDAVADLALELGLDGIIATNTTISRDGLDTDPEAVEAAGAGGLSGAPLKHRSLEVLRRLRARTGDALVLIAAGGIETPEDAWERIRAGATLVQGYTGLIYGGPLWPRRIHKGLARLVRRAGYPSVADAVGTDAPQPSRA is encoded by the coding sequence GTGCTCTACCAGCTGCTGTTCCATGCCGTGCTGCGGCACACCGACGCCGAGTCCATCCACCGCCTGGCCTTCGGCGGGCTGCGCGCACTGGCCGCGGTGCCCGGGGCGGCCCGGACGATGGGGCGGGCGCTCGGCCCGCGCGAACCCGAGCTGGAGGTGACCGCGCTGGGCCGGACCTTCCCCGGGCCGCTCGGCATGGCCGCCGGGTTCGACAAGAACGGCGAGGGCATCGAAGGGCTCACCGCGCTGGGCTTCGGGTTCGTCGAGATCGGCACCGTCACCGCGCGGCCCCAGCCGGGCAACCCGGCGCCGCGGCTGTTCCGGCTGGTCCCCGACCGGGCGATCGTCAACCGGATGGGCTTCAACAACCAGGGCGCGCACGCCGCCGCCGAGCGGCTGCGGGAGCTGCGGGCCCGCGCGGCCGCCGCCGGCCGCCGCGGCCCGCTGGTCGGCGCCAACATCGGCAAGACCAAGGCGGTCCCGGAGGCCGAGGCGGCCGCCGACTACGCGGAGAGCGCCCGCGCCTTCGCCGGCCTCGCCGACTACCTGGTGGTCAACGTCAGCTCGCCGAACACCCCGGGGCTGCGGAACCTGCAGGCGGTGGAGCACCTGCGGCCGCTGCTGAGCACCGTCCGCGAGGCACTGGACGGCGAGGGCGCCTCCGACGTCCCGCTGCTGGTCAAGATCGCACCGGACCTGGCCGACGAGGACGTCGACGCCGTCGCCGACCTGGCGCTGGAGCTGGGCCTGGACGGGATCATCGCCACCAACACCACGATCTCCCGGGACGGGCTGGACACCGACCCGGAGGCGGTCGAGGCGGCCGGCGCCGGCGGGCTGTCCGGCGCCCCGCTGAAGCACCGCTCGCTGGAGGTGCTGCGCCGGCTGCGCGCCCGCACCGGCGACGCGCTGGTCCTCATCGCGGCCGGCGGCATCGAGACGCCCGAGGACGCCTGGGAGCGGATCCGCGCCGGGGCGACCCTGGTGCAGGGCTACACCGGCCTGATCTACGGCGGCCCGCTGTGGCCCCGCCGCATCCACAAGGGCCTGGCCCGCCTCGTCCGCCGCGCCGGCTACCCCTCGGTCGCCGACGCCGTCGGCACCGACGCCCCGCAGCCCAGCCGGGCCTGA
- a CDS encoding amino acid ABC transporter ATP-binding protein, with the protein MTATPLVTLENVDKHFGELHVLRGINLAVERGEVVVVIGPSGSGKSTLCRTINRLETIDSGVITIDGVPLPEEGRGLARLRSDVGMVFQSFNLFAHKTVLQNVTIGPIKVRKKGKADAEKRALELLDRVGIANQANKYPAQLSGGQQQRVAIARALAMEPKVLMFDEPTSALDPEMVQEVLDVMTSLASEGMTMIVVTHEMGFARRAANRVVFMADGEIVEQASPDDFFDNPSSQRAKDFLSKILSH; encoded by the coding sequence ATGACCGCAACTCCGCTCGTCACCCTGGAGAACGTCGACAAGCACTTCGGCGAACTCCACGTGCTGCGTGGCATCAACCTGGCCGTCGAACGCGGCGAGGTCGTCGTCGTGATCGGCCCCTCCGGCTCCGGCAAGTCGACCCTGTGCCGGACCATCAACCGGCTGGAGACCATCGATAGCGGCGTCATCACCATCGACGGCGTCCCGCTTCCGGAGGAGGGCCGCGGGCTGGCCCGGTTGCGCAGTGACGTCGGGATGGTGTTCCAGTCGTTCAACCTCTTCGCGCACAAGACGGTGCTGCAGAACGTCACCATCGGCCCGATCAAGGTGCGCAAGAAGGGCAAGGCCGACGCCGAGAAGCGGGCCCTGGAACTGCTGGACCGGGTCGGTATCGCCAACCAGGCGAACAAGTACCCGGCGCAGCTCTCCGGCGGGCAGCAGCAGCGGGTCGCCATCGCCCGCGCCCTGGCGATGGAGCCCAAGGTGCTCATGTTCGACGAGCCGACCTCGGCCCTGGACCCGGAGATGGTCCAGGAGGTTCTGGACGTGATGACCTCGCTGGCCTCCGAGGGCATGACGATGATCGTCGTCACCCACGAGATGGGCTTCGCGCGCCGCGCCGCCAACCGGGTGGTGTTCATGGCCGACGGCGAGATCGTCGAGCAGGCGTCCCCGGACGACTTCTTCGACAACCCGAGCTCCCAGCGGGCCAAGGACTTCCTGTCCAAGATCCTGAGCCACTGA
- a CDS encoding amino acid ABC transporter permease — protein MEAFLGNLDKVIDGFSWTVRLTLLSALFSFILGVILTAMRVSPVPMMRGLATVYVEGIRNTPLTLVLLFCGLGINSALGVSLAGSVQWDVFWWAVIGLSAYTACFVSESLRSGVNTVPLGQVEAARSLGLTFTQNLRLIVLPQALRSVVGPLGSVLIALTKNTTIASVAGLGVQEASRQMKLMFDQGVAPVIPTFIGFAIGFLILTLPTGFFFSWLSKRAAVAR, from the coding sequence ATGGAAGCCTTTCTCGGCAATCTCGACAAGGTGATCGACGGATTCTCCTGGACCGTCCGACTCACCCTGCTCAGCGCCCTGTTCTCGTTCATCCTGGGCGTCATCCTGACCGCCATGCGGGTGTCGCCCGTCCCGATGATGCGCGGCCTGGCCACCGTCTACGTGGAGGGGATCAGGAACACCCCGCTCACCCTGGTGCTGCTCTTCTGCGGCCTGGGCATCAACAGCGCGCTGGGCGTCTCACTGGCCGGCTCGGTGCAGTGGGACGTCTTCTGGTGGGCGGTCATCGGACTGTCCGCCTACACCGCCTGCTTCGTCTCCGAGTCGCTGCGCTCCGGTGTGAACACCGTGCCGCTCGGCCAGGTCGAGGCGGCCCGCTCACTGGGCCTGACCTTCACGCAGAACCTGCGGCTGATCGTGCTGCCGCAGGCGCTGCGCAGCGTCGTCGGCCCGCTGGGCAGCGTGCTCATCGCACTGACCAAGAACACCACGATCGCCTCCGTCGCGGGGCTGGGCGTACAAGAGGCGTCCCGGCAGATGAAGCTCATGTTCGACCAGGGGGTCGCCCCGGTCATCCCGACGTTCATCGGGTTCGCGATCGGGTTCCTGATCCTGACGCTGCCCACCGGCTTCTTCTTCAGCTGGCTCAGCAAGCGGGCGGCGGTGGCGCGATGA
- a CDS encoding alpha-ketoacid dehydrogenase subunit beta, giving the protein MAESITLGRALNRALRDALAEDPSVVVYGEDVGPLGGVFRITDGLTAEFGEDRCFDSPLAESGIVGTAVGMAMYGLRPVVEMQFDAFGLPAFEQVVSHVAKMRNRTRGRVELPMVIRVPYGGGIGGVEHHSDSSEAYYAHTPGLRVVTPATASDGYSLLREAIDSPDPVVFLEPKRRYWSAEETDLPVRTEPLDRAVVRRTGRDATLIGYGPMVATALEAAEAAAAEGLSVEVVDLRTLSPFDDETVAASVRRTGRAVVVHEASAFGGYGAEVAARLTEQCFHYLEAPVLRVCGLDVPYPPPKLEGYHLPGVDRILDAFDRLQWEREWTAAGPAGVRG; this is encoded by the coding sequence ATGGCGGAGAGCATCACCCTGGGCCGGGCGCTGAACCGGGCGCTGCGCGACGCGCTCGCCGAGGACCCCTCGGTCGTGGTCTACGGCGAGGACGTGGGGCCGCTCGGCGGGGTCTTCCGGATCACCGACGGGCTCACCGCCGAGTTCGGCGAGGACCGCTGCTTCGACTCGCCGCTGGCCGAGTCGGGCATCGTCGGCACCGCGGTGGGCATGGCGATGTACGGGCTGCGCCCGGTGGTGGAGATGCAGTTCGACGCGTTCGGGCTGCCCGCCTTCGAGCAGGTCGTCTCGCACGTGGCCAAGATGCGCAACCGCACCCGGGGCCGGGTGGAGCTGCCCATGGTGATCCGGGTGCCCTACGGCGGCGGCATCGGCGGGGTGGAGCACCACTCCGACTCCTCCGAGGCCTACTACGCGCACACCCCCGGGCTGCGGGTGGTCACCCCGGCCACCGCCTCCGACGGCTACTCGCTGCTCCGCGAGGCCATCGACAGCCCCGACCCGGTGGTCTTCCTGGAGCCCAAGCGGCGCTACTGGTCCGCCGAGGAGACCGACCTTCCGGTGCGCACCGAGCCCCTGGACCGGGCGGTGGTCCGCCGCACCGGCCGCGACGCGACCCTGATCGGCTACGGGCCGATGGTGGCCACCGCACTGGAGGCCGCGGAGGCCGCCGCCGCGGAGGGCCTCTCGGTGGAGGTGGTCGACCTGCGCACGCTGAGCCCCTTCGACGACGAGACGGTGGCCGCGTCGGTGCGGCGCACCGGGCGGGCGGTGGTGGTGCACGAGGCCTCCGCGTTCGGCGGGTACGGCGCGGAGGTCGCCGCCCGGCTGACCGAGCAGTGCTTCCACTACCTGGAGGCACCGGTGCTGCGGGTCTGCGGCCTGGACGTGCCCTACCCGCCGCCGAAGCTGGAGGGGTACCACCTGCCCGGCGTCGACCGGATCCTGGACGCCTTCGACCGGCTGCAGTGGGAGCGGGAGTGGACCGCCGCCGGCCCGGCGGGGGTGCGCGGATGA